The Streptomyces armeniacus genomic interval GCATCTCGCCGGGCACCCGGAGGCGACGCCCAGGGAGCTCGACGCGGCGCTGATCGCGGCCGCCACCAAGGACCGCGTACGGGACCCCGGCGAGGGGTCGGGGAACAACCTCCTGCACACCGTCCCGGCCGGCAGCGCCACCACGGACGACCGGCGGGCCGAGCGGTGAGCGCCCCCGAACGCGACGCCGTACGCGATGTCGTACAGGACGCCGTACGCGACGTCGCCGTCATCGGCTCCGGCCCCGCCGGCTACACCGCCGCCCTCTACACCGCGCGCGCCGCCCTCCACCCCCTGGTGTTCTGCGGCTCGGTCTTCGTCGGCGGCGCCCTGACCACCACGTCCGACGTGGAGAACTTCCCCGGCTTCCCCGACGGCGTCCTGGGCACGGAGCTGATGGAGCGGATGCGCGCGCAGGCCGAACGGTTCGGCGCGGACCTGCGGGACACCGACGTCGTACGCGCCGACCTCGCCGGCGACATCAAGACCCTCACCGACGAGGACGGCACCGTGCACCGCGCCCGTGCCGTCGTGCTGGCCACGGGCTCCCGCTACCGCAAGCTCGGCCTCCCGGGCGAGGACGAGCTGTCCGGCAGCGGCGTCTCCTGGTGCGCCACCTGCGACGGCTTCTTCTTCCGCGGCCAGGACGTCGCCGTGGTCGGCGGCGGCGACTCCGCCCTCGAAGAGGCCACGTTCCTGACCCGCTACGCCCGCAGCGTCACGCTCGTCCACCGCCGCGGCACCCTCCGCGCCTCCGCGGTCATGCAGCAGCGCGCGTACGCCGACCCGAAGATCCGGTTCGCCCTGAACAGTGAGATCGCCGTGATCCACGGCGACACCCGGCTGCACGGCGTCACCCTCCGCGACACTTCCGACCGCCGCGCCCCCGGCCGCGAACTGGCCGTCGGCGGCCTCTTCATCGCCATCGGCCACGACCCCCGCACCGAGCTGTTCCGCGACCAGCTCGAGCTGGACGGCCACGGCTTCCTCGCCGTACGGGCCCCCACCACCCGCACCAGCCTGCCCGGCGTCTTCGGCGCCGGAGACGTGGTGGACCACACGTACCGCCAGGCCGTCACCGCCGCCGGCACCGGCTGCGCCGCCGCCCTGGACGCCGAGCGCCACCTGGCCGCCCTCGGTGACGCAACGGTCACCGAGAGCACCCCCGAGGCGGTGGTCGCCACCGGATAAGCACGGGATGACCCCCATATGACCACCGGGTGGAGCAACACGCCCGGCGCCGCCGCAGCCCTCGTACGGTGCCCGCGGCGGCGCCGTACGTACGCCGTGCGTAACGGGGGTGTGTCCAACGCCGCAGCGACGGGGAACGGCCGCACGGATAACCTACGAACGAGTAGCCCCCGAGACGAGTAGGAGCCGCAGGCCGTGTCCGAGCAGGAGACAAGCCCCGACATCCATACGACCGCGGGCAAGATCGCGGACTTTCAGCGGCGGGCGGCGGAGGCCACGCACGCGGGCTCCGCGCGTGCCGTCGAGAAGCAGCACGCGAAGGGGAAGCTGACCGCTCGCGAACGCGTCGATCTGCTGCTCGACGAGGGGTCGTTCACGGAACTGGACGAGTTCGCGCGGCACCGCTCGGTCGCCTTCGGCATCGAACGCAACCGCCCGTACGGCGACGGCGTCGTGACCGGCTACGGCACCGTGGACGGCCGCCCCGTGTGCGTGTACTCGCAGGACTTCACGATCTTCGGGGGATCGCTCGGCGAGGTCTACGGCGAGAAGATCGTCAAGGTCATGGACTTCGCGATGCGCACCGGCTGCCCGGTGATCGGCATCAACGACGGCGGCGGCGCCCGTATCCAGGAGGGCGTCACCGCCCTCGGCCTGTTCGCCGAGATCTTCCGCCGGAACGTACACGCCTCCGGCGTCGTCCCGCAGATCAGCCTGATCATGGGCCCGTGCGCGGGCGGCGCGGTCTACTCCCCCGCGATCACCGACTTCACGGTGATGGTCGACCAGACCTCGCACATGTTCATCACGGGCCCCGACGTGATCAAGACCGTCACGGGCGAGGACGTCGGCTTCGAGGAACTGGGCGGCGCCCGTACGCACAACACCACCTCCGGCGTCGCGCACCACATGGCGGGCGACGAGAAGGACGCCGTCGAGTACGTCAAGGCGCTGCTCTCGTACCTGCCGAGCAACAACCTCTCCGAGCCGCCCGTCTTCCCCGAGGCGGTCAGCCTCGAGACCTCCGACGAGGACCGCGAGCTGGACACCCTCATCCCGGACTCCGCGAACCAGCCGTACGACATGCACAGCGCCATCGAACACGTGCTGGACGACTCCGAGTTCCTGGAGACGCAGGCGCTGTTCGCGCCGAACATCATCACCGGCTTCGGCCGCGTCGAGGGCCAGTCTGTGGGCGTGGTGGCCAACCAGCCCATGCAGTTCGCCGGCTGCCTGGACATCGACGCGAGCGAGAAGGCGGCGCGCTTCGTGCGCACCTGCGACGCGTACAACATCCCGGTGCTGACCTTCGTCGACGTGCCCGGCTTCCTGCCCGGCACCGACCAGGAGTACGACGGGATCATCCGGCGCGGCGCCAAGCTGATCTACGCGTACGCGGAGGCCACCGTCCCGCTGATCACCGTGATCACGCGGAAGGCGTTCGGCGGCGCGTACGACGTCATGGGCTCCAAGCACCTCGGCGCCGACCTCAACTTCGCCTGGCCCACCGCCCAGATCGCCGTGATGGGCGCGCAGGGCGCCGTGAACATCCTGCACCGCAAGGCACTCGCCGAGGCCGGTTCGCCCGAGCAGACGGAGGAACTGCGGGCGAAGCTCACGGAGGAGTACGAGGACGCGCTGCTCAATCCGTATGTGGCGGCCGAACGTGGGTATGTAGACGCCGTCATCATGCCGTCCGAGACGCGGCGCCACATCACCCGCGGGCTGCGTACGCTCCGCTCCAAGCGCGAGCAGCTGCCCCCCAAGAAGCACGGCAACATCCCGCTCTAAGCGGCCAGTCCGCTGCCGAAAGCCACGGAGAGGGGCAACACCATGATCAAGGTCGTACGGGGCAACCCGACCCCCGAAGAGCTCGCCGCCGCCCTGGCGGTGGTCCGTGCGCGGGCGGCCGCGGCGGCGGCGGGAGACACCGCCGCACGCGAGGCCGACGAGTGGTCCGACCCGGCCCGCACCATCCCGCGCAGCCGGGTCCCCCACCCGGGCCCGAAGGCCTGGCGGACGACCTTCTGGCCTGCCTGAGCCCGCCGGAAACGAGCTCAGCCTCGAAGAGCGGCCGAGGTGAGATCTCCTGTTGGGCGCGCGCAAGCGCCCGGACGCGAGCCGAGACATGGGTGCAGCGAGCGAGCCAAGGGCGCGCCGGTGTCGAAAGCGATGAGACCAAGTGAGCGAGGAACGACCGAGTGCAGCGTCGAAGAGTGTCGACGCCGGGTGCAAGGGCCCGGAGGCGAGCCGAGCACAAATAAACGCAGCGCCTGAGTACGCGTACTCAGGCGCTGCGCGCCGTTCTGGCCGACCATCGTCCCTATGCTCTGGTCTGACCCCCACGACGAGCCGCCGGAGGAACTCCGTGCCGCCCAAACCATGCTCCGCCGGCTGAGCTGGCTGCTCGCCGTCTCGGTGCTGGCCGCGCTGCTGCTCACCGGCGGGCGTTGACCGCCCGGTGTACGTCGCCCGCCCGCGGTGGCGGCCTCTTCGCGCGCTCTCCTAGGATCGGCGCATGAACGACGCCACCGGTCACCCCCCGCGCACCGCCCGCCGTCTCGTCCTCGCGTCCGGCTCACCCGCCCGGCTGGGGCTGCTCCGGCAGGCCGGGCTGGCGCCCGAGGTGATCGTCAGCGGGGTCGACGAGGATGCGCTGTCCGCGGACACACCCGGGGAGTTGGCGCGTGTGCTGGCGGAGGCGAAGGCGGACGCGGTGGCCGTACGGCCCGAGGCCGCCGGAGCGCTCGTCGTCGGCTGCGACTCCCTGCTGGAGCTGGACGGGCAGCCGCTCGGCAAGCCCGCCGACGCGGAGGACGCGACGGCGCGCTGGAAGTCCATGCGCGGCCGGGCCGGTGTGCTGTGCACCGGGCACTGCGTGATCGACACGGTGAGCGGGGCGCGCGCGTCCGCGACCGCGGAGACGACCGTACGGTTCGGGACGCCGTCGGACGCGGAGATCGCCGCGTACGTCGCCTCGGGTGAACCGCTGCACGTGGCGGGCGCGTTCACGCTCGACGGGCTGTCGGCGCCGTTCGTCGAGGGCATCGAGGGCAGTCACGGGAACGTCATCGGGCTGTCGATGCCGCTGCTGCGCGAGCTGCTCGGGCGGCTCGGGGTGGCCGTTACGGACCTGTGGGCTCGGGAGTAGTACGCGGCGGGCCCGCGTTGCCGCCGTTGCCGCGCGCGCCGTTGTTCTCGCGCTTGGCGCCGCCCTCGGGGTCGCCGTACGACACCAGCGACCACACGATCAGGCCGAGCACCAGCATCATGAACAGGAACGCGGGCCAGCCGACCAGCCCGACGGTGAACGCGCCCAGCACCCCGTGCACCACGGCGGCGCTGATGAGCAGGATGCGCAGGAAGTTGCGCGGAGCGCGGTCGCGGACCGCCATGTGCAGCAACACCCCCGCGCACACGAGGAGATAGCCGCCGAAGAGAATGCCGCCGATGACGGTCGCGACCGTCATCGAGCGGGGCGCGAGTCCGGCTAGAGACATCTGCTGATCGTCCACGACCATGCTGAGGAATAGATGGATCAGGACGATCCCGAACGCTTCCGCTATCAGCACGGCCGCGCCAACCACGGCTACGGGTCTCCGAGCCACCCCGACCCACCCCTACTTCTCTCGTCAGCCGAGCACGAACGCATGGCACCGGGAACGCTACTCACGGGTAAGAGTGGCGGCAAGGGCCTGGACAGAACGCTAAAGAATCCTCACCACGTTCGTAGGGGTTCCACAAAGACAAGGGGAATGACCATGCTTGTTGCCACAGAGACCTTAACCACATCAGCGTTCGGCAGGCAGCCCACAAAACCCGGCGTACCGTGTACAGACAAGGGATGACGGGGGTGCAGCCGCCCTCGGATCACACTCTGTGGGCAAGCTCACCCCTGTGAGCCGCTCGGCGTGTGGTGTCACCAATACCTAAACTCACCTTGTTTCCAGGAGGGAGTCATCGTGCGCAAGGTGCTCATCGCCAACCGCGGCGAGATCGCTGTCCGGGTTGCCCGAGCCTGCAGGGACGCCGGGATCGCGAGCGTCGCGGTCTACGCGGAGCCGGACCGGGACGCACTGCACGTCCGGACCGCCGACGAGGCATACGCGCTGGGCGGGGACACACCTGCCGCGAGCTACCTCGACGTCGCCAAGGTGCTGACCGCGGCCGCCGATTCGGGCGCCGACGCCGTCCACCCCGGCTACGGCTTCCTCTCCGAGAACGCCGAGTTCGCCCAGGCCGTCCTCGACGCCGGGCTCACCTGGATCGGCCCGCCGCCGCAGGCCATCCGCGACCTCGGCGACAAGGTCGCCGCCCGGCACATCGCGCAGCGCGCGGGAGCGCCGCTCGTCGCGGGCACCAAGGACCCGGTCTCGGGGGCCGACGAGGTCGTGGCGTTCGCCCGCGAGCACGGCCTGCCGATCGCCATCAAGGCGGCCTTCGGCGGCGGCGGACGCGGCCTCAAGGTCGCCCGCACCCTGGAAGAGGTGCCGGAGCTGTACGACTCGGCGGTTCGCGAGGCGGTCGCCGCCTTCGGCCGCGGCGAGTGCTTCGTCGAGCGCTATCTGGACCGCCCGCGGCACGTCGAGACGCAGTGCCTCGCGGACCGGCACGGGAACGTGGTTGTCGTCTCCACCCGCGACTGCTCGCTCCAGCGCCGCCACCAGAAGCTGGTGGAGGAGGCGCCCGCGCCGTTCCTGACGGACGAGCAGAACGCGGAGCTGTACCGCGCGTCGAAGGCCATCCTCAAGGAGGCCGGCTACGTGGGCGCGGGCACCTGCGAGTTCCTCGTGGGACAGGACGGCACGATCTCCTTCCTGGAGGTCAACACCCGGCTCCAGGTGGAGCACCCGGTCACCGAGGAGGTCACCGGCATCGACCTCGTGCGCGAGATGTTCCGCATCGCGGACGGCGGGGTGCTGGGGTACGACGACCCGCAACTGCGCGGGCACTCCTTCGAGTTCCGGATCAACGGTGAGGACCCCGGTCGCAACTTCCTGCCCGCCCCCGGCACCGTGACGGCCTTCGCGCCGCCCGCGGGGCCCGGCGTACGGCTGGACGCGGGCGTCGAGACGGGCTCGGTCATCGGCCCGGCCTGGGACTCGCTGCTGGCCAAGCTGATCATCACCGGCGCGACCCGCGAGCAGGCGCTGCAGCGGGCCCGGCGCGCGCTCGCGGAGTTCACGGTCGAGGGCATGGCCACCGCGATCCCGTTCCACCAGGCGGTCGTCGCCGACCCGGCGTTCACGGCCGACCCGTTCACGGTGCACACGCGGTGGATCGAGACGGAGTTTGTCAACGAGATCAAGCCGTTCGCCGCTCCGGGTGCCACGGAGGAGGACGAGGCCGACGGCAGCCGCGAGGTCGTCGTGGTCGAGGTCGGCGGCAAGCGCCTCGAGGTGTCCCTGCCCGCCTCGTTGGGCGCCTCCGCGGGGGCGGCGGCAGCGGGCACGGGCGGCAAGAAGCCCAAGCGCAAGGCCACCAAGAAGGGCGGCTCCGCGGCCTCCGGCGACGCGCTGGCCTCCCCCATGCAGGGCACGATCGTCAAGATCGCGGTCGAGGAGGGGCAGCAGGTCGAGGAGGGCGAACTGGTCGTCGTCCTCGAGGCGATGAAGATGGAGCAGCCGCTGAACGCGCACCGGGCGGGCACTGTCAAGGGCCTCAGCGCGGAGGTCGGGGCCTCGCTGTCGGCGGGCTCGGTCATCTGCGAGATCAAGGACTGAGCAGGACTGACCAGGGACTGAGCAGGGACCTGGGCGCACGCGCTCGTAGCGTCTGAACGGCGAAGGAGCCGGGGCGGTCTGGCCGTAAGGCCGGGCGACCGCCCCGGCTCCCGCGGTTCCGGCCCCCTGCCGCGGCGAAGAGGCTCCGGAGAGGGCCTTGTCAGACCCTCGTGTGAGCCTGGCACTGCACACGTCGTCCGGCGGCAGCCGCGGGGAGAGGGAGCGAAGCGTGCGTGAGCTGAAGCCGTATGAGCGGCTGAGCGAGGACGATCCGCTCAGGTCACCGTCCGGCCGGTGCAGACTGGGTTACGACTCCGGGGGCATCGCCGTCGTCACGGTGTTCCGCACGGGAGAGGTGCTGTGGCGGGCGGGCGACAGGGCCCGGGGAGCGGCCGGGCGGCTTCTGCTCGGTGACGGCGGCGCGGTCCAGGTGGAGGACGCGGCGAACGAGACCGTCTGGGTCTCGGACATCGCGCTGCCGGGAGCGGCGTCCCTGACCGTCAACAACCGCGGCGAGCTGGAGCTGTGCGATGGCCCCGGCATGCCGGTGTTCAACTCGCGGACCGGCCCGACCGGGATGGTGGCCGTGTACGACGCCGCACCCGCCGCGGAGATCACCCCCACGCGCTATCTGGTGCGCGAGCACAAGTGGCGCCGCCTGGTCACACGCGAGCCCGACGGCTCGCTGCGGATCTCGGCCACGGACACCCGGACCGGCCACGGCGTGACCAGACAGCTGACCGGCCCGCTGGTGCCCTGGCTGGAACAGGACGGGACGGTCCTCACCTGGCGGCTGATCGACAAGCTCTGGTCGCTCTGCCTGGCGGACGCCGACGGCGGGCTGCTCTGGCACGAGCACATGCGCGACGACCCCGTGATCGCACCGCCTCCGGCTCCGGCTCCGGACCATGCGGACCGCGGTCCGGAGCCGGGCGAGGACTTCACCTCATGGCTGAAGCTCCTCATAGACAGCCCCGAGCCCGAATACTGCGTGAGCGTCGTCCACGACGTGGCGCCTCTCGACGCCCTGTCCCGGCTGGGCGTCGAGCCACGGCGGATCAGGACCGGTACGTGGCGGGAGCTGCGGGAGCACTCCCTGCGTGAGGAACTCTCCCTGAACGAAGGGATCGTCGCCGCGTTCGCCCTCGGCCCGCACACCCTGGTGGTCGAGGACAGCATGGGTGCGTCGGCGGCCGGCCGCCCGGAGCTGTCGGAGGGCACCTTCGCCGCCTCGTTCTGCCGGTGGTACCTCGACACGTGCTTCGTGGTGCGCCGCGACGGCGCGATAGTCGCCGGTGAGGACTGGGACGGCGGCACCGGGGAAGGGCCGGACGCGCCCGAGGTGCGGCGGGCGCTCGCCGCGATGGGCTCCGACGACCTGATGGACACCGCCGAAGAGCACGGCGTTGAGCTGGTGTGCCGAGCGGCGGGGGTCAGGCCGACGGCAGCGGACGTGGCCGGGACGGCCCCCGGCGCGATCGTCGCCCACAAGCGGTGAGGTGACCCGCGGGGCGGGCCGAGCCTGCCGTCCGGCCCGGCGGGCACGCGCGGCACCCGCGCCACACCCGCCACACCCGCCACACCCGCGTACGGCGTGGCGGCGCGGCGTACGGGCCGTGCTCCGGCGGGTGGCCGCACCACGCCGGGCGGCCGTCCGCCGGCGCGTCAGCGGAACCCTTCCGGCAGAGCCGTCGGCGGCGGAGGCGCACTCCGCAGCGTGGGCGGCGTGGAGGGCCCGCCGCCCCGCAGCGGCCGGTTGCGCCGCTGCCCGGGCAGCGGCCCCTCGCGGCGGCCCGCGCCGGGCCCGTGCCCGGACGCGCCGCCCGCGACGGGCCCGGAACCGGCCCCGTGCGCGCCGCCCGTCTGGAACGACCGCTCCGTCCCCATGCCCGCGCCCGCCGGCCCCGTGCCGGCGACGGCGATCTGCACGCCCTGGTCGGCCAGGGCCTGCAACTCCCGCCCGGCGCGGTCGTCGTGGGCCAGCGGCTCGTCCGTGACGAGCCGGGTCATCAGCTCCGTCGGCACCGTCTGGAACATCGTGTCGGTGCCCAGCTTGGTGTGGTCCGCGAGGACCACGACCTCGGACGCGGCCTGTACGAGCGCCCGGTCGACGCTGGCGGACAGCATGTTGGAGGTGGACAGGCCGCGTTCGGCGGTGAGCCCGCTGCCGGACAGGAATGCCCGGGAGACCCGCAGGCCCTGCAGGGACTGCTCGGCACCGCTGCCGACCAGTGCGTAGTTGGAGCCGCGCAGGGTGCCTCCGGTCATCACGACTTCGACCCGGTTGGCATGGGCCAAAGCCTGCGCGACCAGCAGGGAGTTGGTGACGACGGTCAGCCCGGCGACGCGCGCGAGCCGGCGGGCCAGCTCCTGCGTGGTCGTACCGGCGCCGACGACGACGGCCTCGCCCTCTTCGACGAGCCCGGCGGCCAGTTCGGCGATGGCGGTCTTCTCGGCCGTGGCGGACAGGGATTTCTGCGGAAAGCCCGACTCGCGGGTGAATCCGCCCGGCAGCACCGCACCTCCGTGGCGGCGGTCGAGCAGTCCTTCCGCCTCCAGCGCGCGCACGTCGCGTCTGACGGTCACTTCGGATGTCTGGACGACTCGGGCGAGCTCACGGAGCGAAACGGCTCCGTTGGCCCGGACCATTTCAAGGATCAATTGGCGACGTTCTGCAGCGAACACAAAACTGACAGTAACGCCCCCGACCGTCTGCTTTCAGCTCCTTGCGGCAATTATCGGAAGTTGTTTGTACGACTCGCTGCGAAGTGGTATACGCAGCGCGGGAGTCAGCCGTCGGCGCCCTTGCGGCTGTGCAACTGCCGTGCCACTTCGGCGATCGAGCCGGTCAGCGACGGGTACACGGTGAATGCCTTGGCGACCTGCTCCACCGTCAGGTTGTTGTCGACCGCGAGCGAGATGGGGTGGATCAGTTCGCTCGCGCGGGGTGCCACGATCACGCCGCCCACCACGATGCCGGTGCCCGGCCGGCAGAACAGCTTCACGAAGCCGTCCCGGATGCCCTGCATCTTCGCGCGCGGATTGCGCAGCAGCGGCAGCTTCACCACCCGGGCGTCCATCTTGCCGCCGTCGATGTCGGCCTGGGAGTAGCCGACGGTGGCGATCTCCGGATCGGTGAAGATGTTCGCGGAGACCGTCTTGAGGTTCAGCGGCGCCACCGTCTCGCCCAGGAAGTGGTACATCGCGATCCGGCCCTGCATGGCCGCGACCGACGCGAGCGCGAGGACGCCGGTGCAGTCGCCCGCCGCGTAGACGCCCGGCGCGGACGTACGGGACACCTTGTCCGTCCAGATGTGGCCCGAGTCGTGCAGCCGTACGCCCGCCTCCTCCAGACCCATGTCGCGCGTGTTGGGGACGGCGCCGACCGCGACCAGGCAGTGCGTGCCCGTGACCGTACGGCCGTCGTTCAGCGTGACCTCCACGCCGTCGCCGACACGTTTCGCCGACGCCGCGCGCGAGCGCGCCATGACGTTCATGCCGCGCCGCCGGAACACGTCCTCCAGCACCGCGGCCGCGTCCGGGTCCTCGCCCGGCAGCACGCGGTCCCGCGAGGAGACGAGGGTGACCTGCGAGCCGAGCGCCTGGTACGCGCCCGCGAACTCGGCGCCGGTGACG includes:
- the trxB gene encoding thioredoxin-disulfide reductase, whose protein sequence is MSAPERDAVRDVVQDAVRDVAVIGSGPAGYTAALYTARAALHPLVFCGSVFVGGALTTTSDVENFPGFPDGVLGTELMERMRAQAERFGADLRDTDVVRADLAGDIKTLTDEDGTVHRARAVVLATGSRYRKLGLPGEDELSGSGVSWCATCDGFFFRGQDVAVVGGGDSALEEATFLTRYARSVTLVHRRGTLRASAVMQQRAYADPKIRFALNSEIAVIHGDTRLHGVTLRDTSDRRAPGRELAVGGLFIAIGHDPRTELFRDQLELDGHGFLAVRAPTTRTSLPGVFGAGDVVDHTYRQAVTAAGTGCAAALDAERHLAALGDATVTESTPEAVVATG
- a CDS encoding DUF6461 domain-containing protein; this encodes MRELKPYERLSEDDPLRSPSGRCRLGYDSGGIAVVTVFRTGEVLWRAGDRARGAAGRLLLGDGGAVQVEDAANETVWVSDIALPGAASLTVNNRGELELCDGPGMPVFNSRTGPTGMVAVYDAAPAAEITPTRYLVREHKWRRLVTREPDGSLRISATDTRTGHGVTRQLTGPLVPWLEQDGTVLTWRLIDKLWSLCLADADGGLLWHEHMRDDPVIAPPPAPAPDHADRGPEPGEDFTSWLKLLIDSPEPEYCVSVVHDVAPLDALSRLGVEPRRIRTGTWRELREHSLREELSLNEGIVAAFALGPHTLVVEDSMGASAAGRPELSEGTFAASFCRWYLDTCFVVRRDGAIVAGEDWDGGTGEGPDAPEVRRALAAMGSDDLMDTAEEHGVELVCRAAGVRPTAADVAGTAPGAIVAHKR
- a CDS encoding DeoR/GlpR family DNA-binding transcription regulator, with amino-acid sequence MVRANGAVSLRELARVVQTSEVTVRRDVRALEAEGLLDRRHGGAVLPGGFTRESGFPQKSLSATAEKTAIAELAAGLVEEGEAVVVGAGTTTQELARRLARVAGLTVVTNSLLVAQALAHANRVEVVMTGGTLRGSNYALVGSGAEQSLQGLRVSRAFLSGSGLTAERGLSTSNMLSASVDRALVQAASEVVVLADHTKLGTDTMFQTVPTELMTRLVTDEPLAHDDRAGRELQALADQGVQIAVAGTGPAGAGMGTERSFQTGGAHGAGSGPVAGGASGHGPGAGRREGPLPGQRRNRPLRGGGPSTPPTLRSAPPPPTALPEGFR
- a CDS encoding NAD(P)H-quinone dehydrogenase, whose protein sequence is MGHVTRIVIIGGGPGGYEAALVAAQLNAEVTVVDCDGLGGASVLTDCVPSKTLIATAEVMTNFDSSHEELGIKIEDDTPPIEQAARVVGVDMGKVNRRVKRLALAQSHDITASVTRSGARVMRGRGRVEPNQAPDGSRQVVVRAADGSEERLTADAVLVATGGHPREIPDARPDGQRILNWTQLYDLQELPEELIVVGSGVTGAEFAGAYQALGSQVTLVSSRDRVLPGEDPDAAAVLEDVFRRRGMNVMARSRAASAKRVGDGVEVTLNDGRTVTGTHCLVAVGAVPNTRDMGLEEAGVRLHDSGHIWTDKVSRTSAPGVYAAGDCTGVLALASVAAMQGRIAMYHFLGETVAPLNLKTVSANIFTDPEIATVGYSQADIDGGKMDARVVKLPLLRNPRAKMQGIRDGFVKLFCRPGTGIVVGGVIVAPRASELIHPISLAVDNNLTVEQVAKAFTVYPSLTGSIAEVARQLHSRKGADG
- a CDS encoding Maf family protein produces the protein MNDATGHPPRTARRLVLASGSPARLGLLRQAGLAPEVIVSGVDEDALSADTPGELARVLAEAKADAVAVRPEAAGALVVGCDSLLELDGQPLGKPADAEDATARWKSMRGRAGVLCTGHCVIDTVSGARASATAETTVRFGTPSDAEIAAYVASGEPLHVAGAFTLDGLSAPFVEGIEGSHGNVIGLSMPLLRELLGRLGVAVTDLWARE
- a CDS encoding acyl-CoA carboxylase epsilon subunit, whose amino-acid sequence is MIKVVRGNPTPEELAAALAVVRARAAAAAAGDTAAREADEWSDPARTIPRSRVPHPGPKAWRTTFWPA
- a CDS encoding acetyl/propionyl/methylcrotonyl-CoA carboxylase subunit alpha, with the translated sequence MRKVLIANRGEIAVRVARACRDAGIASVAVYAEPDRDALHVRTADEAYALGGDTPAASYLDVAKVLTAAADSGADAVHPGYGFLSENAEFAQAVLDAGLTWIGPPPQAIRDLGDKVAARHIAQRAGAPLVAGTKDPVSGADEVVAFAREHGLPIAIKAAFGGGGRGLKVARTLEEVPELYDSAVREAVAAFGRGECFVERYLDRPRHVETQCLADRHGNVVVVSTRDCSLQRRHQKLVEEAPAPFLTDEQNAELYRASKAILKEAGYVGAGTCEFLVGQDGTISFLEVNTRLQVEHPVTEEVTGIDLVREMFRIADGGVLGYDDPQLRGHSFEFRINGEDPGRNFLPAPGTVTAFAPPAGPGVRLDAGVETGSVIGPAWDSLLAKLIITGATREQALQRARRALAEFTVEGMATAIPFHQAVVADPAFTADPFTVHTRWIETEFVNEIKPFAAPGATEEDEADGSREVVVVEVGGKRLEVSLPASLGASAGAAAAGTGGKKPKRKATKKGGSAASGDALASPMQGTIVKIAVEEGQQVEEGELVVVLEAMKMEQPLNAHRAGTVKGLSAEVGASLSAGSVICEIKD
- a CDS encoding acyl-CoA carboxylase subunit beta produces the protein MSEQETSPDIHTTAGKIADFQRRAAEATHAGSARAVEKQHAKGKLTARERVDLLLDEGSFTELDEFARHRSVAFGIERNRPYGDGVVTGYGTVDGRPVCVYSQDFTIFGGSLGEVYGEKIVKVMDFAMRTGCPVIGINDGGGARIQEGVTALGLFAEIFRRNVHASGVVPQISLIMGPCAGGAVYSPAITDFTVMVDQTSHMFITGPDVIKTVTGEDVGFEELGGARTHNTTSGVAHHMAGDEKDAVEYVKALLSYLPSNNLSEPPVFPEAVSLETSDEDRELDTLIPDSANQPYDMHSAIEHVLDDSEFLETQALFAPNIITGFGRVEGQSVGVVANQPMQFAGCLDIDASEKAARFVRTCDAYNIPVLTFVDVPGFLPGTDQEYDGIIRRGAKLIYAYAEATVPLITVITRKAFGGAYDVMGSKHLGADLNFAWPTAQIAVMGAQGAVNILHRKALAEAGSPEQTEELRAKLTEEYEDALLNPYVAAERGYVDAVIMPSETRRHITRGLRTLRSKREQLPPKKHGNIPL
- the mmpB gene encoding morphogenic membrane protein MmpB; the protein is MLWSDPHDEPPEELRAAQTMLRRLSWLLAVSVLAALLLTGGR